In a genomic window of Nostoc sp. UHCC 0870:
- the gyrA gene encoding DNA gyrase subunit A, which produces MAKQLNLLSKGQVITTALHTEMQRSYLEYAMSVIVGRALPDVRDGLKPVHRRILYAMHELGLTPDRPYRKCARVVGDVLGKYHPHGDQAVYDALVRLVQDFSSRYPLLAGHGNFGSVDNDPPAAMRYTETRLASIGHEGMLTEIGEETVEFIGNFDNSQQEPTVLPAQLPFLLLNGCSGIAVGMATNIPPHNLGEIVDGLIALIDQPDLSDEKLLGLIPGPDFPTGGEIIGDTGIREAYITGKGGIVLRGVATVEEVPGGRSSKRRTAIVITELPYQVNKAGWIEKMADLVNHGRLHGISDIRDESDREGMRVVIELKRDTNPQEVLQHLYHQTALQTTFGAILLAIVDGQPRQLSLRQLLLEFLQFREHTLNRRYNYELGKAQSRLHTVAGLLKALSNVDEVIEILRQAADGSTAKISLCSRLDLSESQADAILGMPLRRITSLEQQNLQREFEELSTQIAVLENLLNDRKELLKALKKDLRSLKKKYGDPRRTKLGTTITEELPKGKSTDGQKSLTKIEAEPESAEPLEEVILESTHRGYLRRIQLSGKKSKLDNGLNDHDFIIQTELTDTHKDLLVLTNGGKLYPVKIGDIPPTTGRSPRGTPLITMLTSTAQGNQEPVVSRFILPTDLGTQQIVLLTKQGRIKRLSLEELTNLTRRGITIIKLKDDDELLLTQFTKSGESLILASSGGRLLRFPANDEQLPIMGRTAMGLQALRILKHQHMVGCVSSSEATHLLLVTEEGYAKRLPLNQLKSANRADLGTQAIKFASKTDNLAGMVTAIAGSEVAIVTNKDRVVRIPTDTVPILTRDAKGESILQLNRDEKIVTVSEVRSS; this is translated from the coding sequence ATGGCAAAACAGTTAAACCTTCTCTCAAAGGGACAGGTAATTACAACAGCCCTGCACACGGAGATGCAACGGTCTTACTTAGAATATGCCATGAGTGTGATTGTGGGGCGGGCATTACCAGATGTTCGTGATGGTTTAAAGCCAGTGCATCGGCGGATTTTATACGCTATGCACGAACTGGGCTTAACACCCGATAGACCTTACCGGAAATGCGCTCGTGTGGTAGGGGATGTATTGGGTAAATACCACCCACATGGCGATCAGGCTGTTTATGATGCCCTTGTGAGACTGGTGCAGGATTTTTCCAGTCGTTACCCTTTATTGGCTGGACATGGCAACTTTGGTAGCGTTGATAATGACCCCCCGGCGGCGATGCGCTACACAGAAACCCGTCTAGCATCAATTGGTCATGAAGGGATGCTGACTGAAATTGGCGAAGAAACTGTAGAATTTATCGGTAACTTCGATAATTCTCAGCAAGAACCCACGGTATTGCCTGCACAGTTGCCCTTTTTACTACTTAATGGCTGTTCTGGGATTGCTGTCGGGATGGCGACAAATATTCCGCCGCATAATTTAGGGGAAATTGTTGATGGTTTAATTGCCCTGATTGACCAACCTGATTTGTCAGATGAAAAGCTATTAGGCTTAATTCCGGGGCCTGACTTTCCTACTGGTGGGGAAATCATTGGTGATACAGGCATTCGTGAGGCATACATCACAGGTAAAGGTGGAATTGTCTTACGGGGAGTCGCCACAGTTGAGGAAGTTCCCGGCGGTAGAAGTAGCAAACGGCGAACAGCAATTGTGATCACGGAATTGCCTTATCAAGTTAATAAGGCTGGCTGGATTGAAAAAATGGCTGACTTAGTAAATCACGGTCGCCTACATGGTATTTCTGATATTCGGGATGAAAGCGATCGCGAAGGGATGCGAGTTGTCATTGAACTCAAACGCGATACTAACCCCCAAGAAGTTCTCCAGCATTTGTATCACCAAACCGCCTTGCAAACTACCTTTGGGGCAATTTTGTTGGCGATAGTTGATGGACAACCCCGCCAGTTAAGTTTGCGACAACTTTTATTAGAGTTTTTGCAGTTCCGAGAACATACCCTCAATCGTCGTTATAACTATGAGTTAGGGAAGGCGCAAAGTCGCCTGCATACAGTAGCAGGTTTACTCAAAGCTTTATCGAATGTAGATGAAGTCATCGAAATTTTGCGACAAGCCGCCGATGGTAGTACGGCTAAAATTAGTCTTTGTAGCCGACTGGATTTAAGCGAAAGTCAGGCTGATGCTATTTTAGGAATGCCATTGCGTCGAATCACGAGTTTAGAACAGCAGAATTTACAGCGTGAATTTGAGGAACTCAGCACACAAATTGCTGTACTGGAAAACCTGTTAAACGATCGCAAAGAATTACTCAAGGCTTTGAAAAAAGATTTGCGATCGCTCAAAAAGAAATACGGCGATCCTCGACGTACTAAGTTAGGGACTACCATTACAGAGGAATTACCAAAAGGTAAAAGCACAGACGGACAAAAAAGCCTCACCAAAATAGAAGCAGAACCAGAATCAGCTGAACCTCTAGAGGAAGTAATTTTAGAATCTACTCACCGGGGTTATCTCCGTCGGATTCAGCTATCCGGGAAAAAGTCAAAATTAGACAACGGTTTAAATGACCACGACTTCATTATTCAAACCGAGTTGACCGACACCCACAAAGATTTATTAGTCCTGACCAATGGCGGTAAACTCTACCCAGTCAAAATCGGCGATATTCCCCCCACCACCGGACGTTCACCACGGGGAACACCTCTAATTACCATGCTGACAAGTACAGCTCAAGGTAATCAAGAACCTGTGGTTAGTCGCTTTATACTCCCGACAGATTTAGGGACTCAGCAAATTGTTCTCTTGACTAAGCAGGGAAGAATTAAACGCCTGTCTTTAGAAGAACTGACTAACCTGACACGGCGGGGAATTACGATTATCAAACTTAAAGATGACGATGAATTGTTATTGACACAGTTCACTAAGTCAGGAGAAAGCTTGATTTTAGCTAGTTCTGGCGGGCGGTTGCTGCGGTTTCCAGCCAATGACGAACAACTACCCATCATGGGACGGACAGCGATGGGCTTACAAGCATTACGCATCCTGAAACATCAACACATGGTTGGCTGTGTTAGTTCATCTGAAGCCACACACTTATTGTTAGTAACGGAAGAAGGATATGCTAAACGCTTACCTCTGAATCAGTTAAAATCGGCTAACCGTGCTGATTTAGGGACGCAAGCCATAAAATTTGCGAGTAAAACAGATAATCTTGCGGGAATGGTGACAGCGATCGCAGGGTCAGAAGTGGCGATCGTGACGAACAAAGACCGCGTAGTGCGGATACCTACAGACACTGTACCGATTTTGACCAGAGACGCTAAAGGGGAAAGTATCCTGCAACTTAACCGGGATGAGAAAATTGTCACTGTTTCTGAAGTGCGCTCATCTTGA
- a CDS encoding response regulator, translated as MKTVLIVEDDLINARVFSKILTKRGGLGVKHTENVEEVMKIAQAGEADLILMDVSLSRSVYQGNSVDGIKITQMLKSDPQTANLPVILVTAHAMEGDRENFLKLSGADGYISKPVVDHQQFVDQIVALLPTDKE; from the coding sequence ATGAAAACTGTTCTGATTGTTGAAGATGATCTGATTAATGCTCGCGTTTTTTCTAAGATTTTGACCAAGCGGGGCGGTTTAGGTGTTAAACATACTGAAAATGTAGAAGAAGTAATGAAAATTGCCCAAGCAGGGGAAGCAGACCTTATTTTAATGGATGTTTCTCTATCTAGAAGCGTTTATCAAGGCAACTCTGTAGATGGAATCAAAATCACCCAAATGTTAAAGTCTGACCCCCAAACAGCAAATTTACCCGTGATTTTAGTCACAGCACACGCGATGGAAGGCGATCGCGAAAACTTCCTCAAGCTCAGTGGTGCTGATGGGTACATTTCCAAGCCTGTTGTAGACCATCAACAGTTTGTTGATCAAATTGTGGCACTTCTCCCTACAGATAAAGAATAA
- a CDS encoding PEP-CTERM sorting domain-containing protein (PEP-CTERM proteins occur, often in large numbers, in the proteomes of bacteria that also encode an exosortase, a predicted intramembrane cysteine proteinase. The presence of a PEP-CTERM domain at a protein's C-terminus predicts cleavage within the sorting domain, followed by covalent anchoring to some some component of the (usually Gram-negative) cell surface. Many PEP-CTERM proteins exhibit an unusual sequence composition that includes large numbers of potential glycosylation sites. Expression of one such protein has been shown restore the ability of a bacterium to form floc, a type of biofilm.) codes for MSSKLIKSFLTGTLLTVGLAMASAGQAMAVTLNGTATVTADNHYGLFYGDKSGNSLNFVGRNELGSKGSEGAYNWSRPENWTFDVDSKDYLYMVVWDDKSVDEMWVGEFSFSNGSTLLSKATDWEFMISDNANPFSRTVPQAERDQGFLAAGDRFEGNVPKNGELAQEIQNGNWVNSFTRGNNVSGGGRPWGQIAGISANAEFLNTTTSGGPTRGTDQNNKYTIFRTRNTVGELVGVVEPASVPEPTSIISLLAFGAVGAGSFIKRKSKVA; via the coding sequence ATGTCTTCTAAACTCATTAAAAGCTTTTTGACTGGAACATTACTGACTGTTGGTTTAGCAATGGCTAGTGCAGGTCAAGCAATGGCGGTGACTCTCAACGGAACTGCAACTGTTACCGCAGATAATCATTACGGATTATTTTATGGAGATAAATCTGGCAACTCCCTAAATTTTGTCGGACGTAACGAATTGGGAAGTAAGGGAAGTGAAGGAGCTTATAATTGGTCTCGCCCAGAAAATTGGACATTTGACGTAGACTCAAAAGATTACTTATATATGGTTGTCTGGGATGATAAAAGTGTTGATGAGATGTGGGTAGGTGAATTTAGTTTTAGCAATGGTTCGACCCTTCTGAGTAAGGCAACTGATTGGGAATTTATGATTTCCGACAACGCCAACCCCTTCTCTCGCACAGTACCACAGGCTGAACGCGACCAAGGTTTCTTGGCTGCTGGCGATCGATTTGAAGGGAATGTGCCAAAGAACGGAGAATTGGCTCAAGAAATTCAGAATGGGAATTGGGTTAATTCTTTTACTCGCGGAAATAACGTTAGCGGTGGCGGTCGGCCTTGGGGTCAAATTGCTGGAATTAGTGCAAATGCAGAGTTCCTGAATACTACTACATCTGGTGGACCAACACGGGGAACGGATCAAAACAACAAGTACACCATATTCCGAACTCGTAATACTGTAGGAGAATTGGTTGGTGTCGTTGAACCTGCGTCTGTTCCTGAACCTACTTCTATTATTAGCTTGTTAGCTTTCGGTGCTGTAGGTGCTGGTTCATTCATCAAGCGGAAATCAAAGGTAGCTTAA
- a CDS encoding tetratricopeptide repeat protein, translated as MPKTAQAQALIPHALQLDTAKLEKQGLGLAQEAAQLGQFQQFELALPRAKLASQLAPRNDKVWFLLGGLQLQTKNYDAAIASLNQAKSLNPKNADVLFALGSANFQQKKYAAAIENYQAGLKLKPKDPEGLFDLGNAYYMVGRLPDAIAEYNKAVAQDPKFWPAINNIGLIEYEQGNVDGAIKRWRTAVTIDKQAAEPLLALAVALYAKGDRQQGVTLGEAALRIDQRYGDLDFLKENLWGDRLLSDTKQFLELPRIQAALEQRETPR; from the coding sequence ATGCCAAAAACTGCTCAAGCCCAGGCTTTGATACCTCATGCTTTGCAATTAGATACTGCCAAGTTAGAGAAGCAGGGCTTAGGTTTAGCACAAGAAGCTGCTCAACTGGGACAATTTCAGCAGTTTGAGTTGGCTTTACCGCGAGCTAAACTAGCTAGTCAGTTAGCCCCTCGTAATGATAAAGTTTGGTTTCTTTTAGGTGGCTTGCAGCTGCAAACCAAAAATTATGATGCAGCGATCGCATCATTGAATCAGGCTAAATCCCTGAATCCTAAAAATGCAGACGTTTTATTTGCTTTGGGTTCAGCTAATTTTCAACAGAAAAAATATGCCGCAGCGATAGAAAATTACCAAGCAGGTTTGAAGTTAAAACCCAAAGATCCAGAAGGATTATTTGATTTAGGTAACGCCTACTATATGGTGGGACGTTTACCAGATGCGATCGCTGAATATAACAAAGCTGTTGCTCAAGATCCAAAATTTTGGCCTGCAATTAACAACATTGGCTTAATTGAATATGAACAGGGTAATGTTGACGGAGCAATTAAACGCTGGCGAACTGCTGTTACTATTGACAAGCAAGCCGCAGAACCATTACTGGCTCTAGCCGTCGCCCTATACGCCAAAGGCGACCGCCAACAAGGTGTGACCTTGGGAGAAGCAGCTCTCCGCATCGATCAACGCTATGGTGATTTAGATTTTCTCAAAGAAAATCTCTGGGGCGATCGTTTACTGTCTGATACGAAACAATTCCTAGAATTACCCCGCATTCAAGCGGCCTTGGAACAGAGAGAAACACCAAGATAA
- a CDS encoding efflux RND transporter periplasmic adaptor subunit — protein MTLETSNPVDSLPLVPQTKKKSRTNWLSWLIGLSLLGGISYTIYYQVAVSPQQQARRRVLTQPVERQTLEITVSANGTVKPERSINLSPKNSGILKKLLVQEGDIVKEGQILAYMDDSNLRGQLVQARGQLAQAEANLQKAQAGNRPQDIAQAQAQLDEAQANLQKVEAGNRPQDIAQAQARLASIQANLQKAEDDFRRNQELYNAGAIALQIVNQKRADRDSAQAQVNEAQQALSLQKAGSRLEDIAQVQAVVKQRQEALALLKDGTRREDIEVARAQVMSARGALQNIQSQINDTILRASFDSVVTQKYADPGAFVTPTTSGSAVSSATSSSILALAATNEVVANLSESNVAKMSLGQKVTIRADAYPGKTFTGEVSQIAAQATVEQNVTSFQVKVALSDPERLLRSGMNVEADFQVGQLENALVIPTASVVRQENATGVFVMSADNQPVFTPIQTGVTVNKFTEVKSGLTGDEKVLLSFPPGTRTQSRPRGGVLPGTGGRGRSSQ, from the coding sequence ATGACACTTGAGACATCAAACCCTGTAGACTCACTACCATTAGTTCCCCAGACAAAGAAAAAGAGCAGAACTAATTGGCTATCTTGGTTAATTGGTTTGAGTCTTTTAGGTGGTATTAGCTACACAATTTATTACCAAGTCGCTGTTAGTCCTCAACAACAAGCCAGGCGCAGAGTCCTGACACAACCTGTAGAACGGCAGACTCTAGAAATTACAGTTTCCGCTAACGGAACTGTTAAGCCAGAACGATCTATTAATCTTAGTCCTAAAAATTCCGGCATTCTCAAAAAACTGTTAGTCCAAGAAGGCGATATCGTTAAAGAAGGGCAGATTTTAGCTTATATGGATGATTCCAACTTGCGAGGGCAACTTGTCCAAGCACGAGGACAACTAGCACAAGCTGAAGCGAATCTACAAAAAGCCCAAGCGGGTAATCGTCCTCAAGATATTGCTCAAGCTCAAGCACAATTAGACGAAGCCCAGGCGAATCTACAAAAAGTTGAAGCAGGTAATCGTCCTCAAGATATTGCCCAAGCCCAAGCACGTCTAGCCAGTATTCAAGCTAACTTGCAAAAGGCAGAAGATGATTTTCGCCGCAATCAAGAACTTTACAACGCTGGAGCGATCGCTCTCCAGATTGTCAACCAAAAACGCGCCGATCGCGATAGCGCACAAGCTCAAGTTAACGAAGCCCAGCAAGCATTATCACTACAAAAAGCTGGTTCACGCCTAGAAGATATTGCCCAAGTACAGGCTGTAGTCAAGCAAAGACAAGAAGCCTTAGCACTGCTCAAAGACGGCACACGCCGAGAAGATATTGAGGTAGCCCGCGCCCAAGTCATGTCTGCCCGTGGTGCGCTGCAAAATATTCAATCTCAAATTAATGACACCATACTACGCGCCTCTTTTGATAGTGTAGTCACGCAAAAATATGCTGATCCTGGTGCTTTTGTGACACCAACAACCTCTGGTAGTGCGGTTTCTTCCGCTACCTCTTCTTCAATTTTGGCTTTGGCTGCAACCAATGAAGTAGTCGCCAATTTATCAGAATCAAATGTGGCTAAAATGAGCTTAGGTCAAAAAGTCACAATTAGAGCCGATGCCTACCCTGGTAAAACCTTTACAGGTGAGGTGAGTCAAATTGCAGCTCAAGCCACAGTCGAGCAGAACGTCACCAGCTTTCAAGTTAAGGTAGCACTTTCAGATCCAGAAAGATTACTGCGATCGGGGATGAACGTAGAAGCAGATTTTCAAGTCGGTCAATTAGAAAATGCCCTAGTTATACCAACAGCCTCCGTAGTGCGCCAAGAAAACGCGACGGGGGTATTTGTTATGAGTGCGGATAATCAACCAGTGTTTACTCCCATTCAAACTGGAGTCACAGTCAATAAATTTACAGAAGTCAAATCTGGACTAACGGGTGATGAGAAAGTTCTGCTCAGTTTCCCACCAGGAACGCGAACGCAATCAAGACCAAGAGGCGGAGTGCTTCCGGGGACAGGGGGAAGAGGTCGTTCTTCTCAGTAA
- a CDS encoding ABC transporter permease — protein MIQGFYKTDNPRAVPFLEILSMATETLWSNKLRTGLTMLGVIIGIASVIAITSVGQGVQKSVEQQIQALGTNVLQILAGAARSGNISRGVGSTSTLTWEDAEAIAQQAPSAELVSAYLQRNAQVVYNGQNTSTTIYGTDLNYPDARNTYPQEGRFFTQEELDMAAQVAVIGPTVQKTLFGESANPTGERIRIQGEAYEVIGIMEAKGSQGPMDRDDQIFIPLTSMSKRIVGNNSLTGVSVNGILVKANNQEQLEAAQFQVTNLLRLRHNIYPPQADDFRLTNQADIVSTFTNVVGLFTIMVVAIAGISLVVGGIGIANIMLVSVVERTREIGIRKAVGATNSAILNQFLAEAIVISILGGCVGIGSGVLIAFASATIFKFPFVISGLSIIVGFSLSLTVGLVAGVIPARNAAKLDPITALRSD, from the coding sequence ATGATTCAGGGTTTTTATAAAACAGATAATCCTCGTGCAGTGCCATTTTTAGAAATTTTGTCAATGGCAACAGAAACCTTGTGGAGTAATAAATTACGCACAGGATTAACCATGTTAGGTGTGATTATTGGGATTGCTTCTGTAATTGCGATTACTTCTGTGGGACAAGGCGTACAGAAAAGTGTAGAACAACAAATTCAAGCCTTGGGTACAAATGTGCTGCAAATCTTGGCAGGGGCGGCTAGGAGTGGCAATATTAGTCGGGGTGTGGGTTCTACTAGTACCTTAACTTGGGAAGATGCCGAGGCGATCGCGCAACAAGCACCGTCAGCTGAACTTGTTTCTGCTTACCTACAACGAAATGCACAGGTAGTCTACAACGGTCAAAACACCTCTACCACCATCTACGGCACAGATTTAAACTACCCAGATGCGAGAAATACTTATCCCCAAGAAGGAAGATTTTTTACCCAAGAAGAACTAGACATGGCTGCACAGGTAGCAGTAATTGGGCCGACAGTCCAGAAAACGCTATTTGGGGAAAGTGCCAACCCTACAGGTGAGAGAATCAGGATTCAGGGAGAGGCTTATGAAGTCATTGGGATTATGGAGGCTAAAGGTTCTCAAGGGCCAATGGATCGAGATGACCAAATTTTCATCCCGTTGACGAGTATGTCAAAGCGAATCGTAGGAAACAATTCCCTGACCGGTGTTTCCGTCAATGGGATTTTAGTTAAAGCCAACAATCAGGAACAATTAGAAGCAGCCCAATTCCAAGTCACCAACCTCCTTCGTCTGCGTCACAATATATATCCGCCCCAAGCCGATGATTTTCGGCTAACAAACCAAGCTGATATAGTCAGTACATTTACGAATGTCGTAGGTTTATTTACAATCATGGTAGTAGCGATCGCAGGCATTTCCTTAGTAGTTGGGGGGATTGGAATTGCCAACATCATGCTAGTTTCCGTCGTGGAAAGAACCAGAGAAATCGGCATTCGCAAAGCAGTAGGCGCGACCAATTCAGCCATTCTTAATCAATTTTTAGCCGAGGCGATCGTTATTTCTATCCTTGGCGGCTGTGTGGGAATAGGTAGCGGAGTTTTAATCGCCTTTGCATCTGCGACTATTTTCAAATTCCCCTTTGTGATTTCTGGCTTATCAATTATTGTTGGCTTCAGCCTCTCGTTAACTGTTGGCTTAGTAGCTGGGGTAATTCCCGCCAGAAACGCAGCCAAATTAGATCCTATTACAGCTTTACGTAGTGATTAG
- a CDS encoding four helix bundle protein — MSKVERFEDLIAWQKARILTQDIYQVTQQGQFAKDFGLSGQIQRAAVSIMSNIAEGFERTHLGEFHQFLSIAKSSCAELRSQLYVALDIRYLDQVKFNQLLTQAEEVAKIIGGLRISVARQKQQKKQSNYD; from the coding sequence ATGAGTAAAGTTGAGCGATTTGAGGATTTGATAGCTTGGCAAAAGGCAAGAATTTTGACTCAGGATATTTATCAAGTTACTCAGCAAGGTCAGTTTGCTAAAGATTTTGGGTTATCGGGACAGATACAAAGAGCAGCAGTTTCTATTATGTCTAATATTGCTGAAGGCTTTGAAAGAACTCATTTAGGAGAATTTCATCAGTTTCTTTCCATAGCTAAGTCATCATGTGCAGAATTACGTTCTCAACTTTATGTAGCTCTCGATATCCGCTATCTTGATCAGGTCAAATTTAATCAACTTTTAACTCAAGCAGAAGAAGTTGCAAAAATTATTGGTGGTCTTCGCATCTCTGTTGCTCGACAAAAACAGCAAAAAAAACAAAGTAATTACGACTAA
- a CDS encoding ABC transporter ATP-binding protein, translated as MTTMIWMDAITKTYQLGEVQVPILKGIQLGIEEGEYAAIMGASGSGKSTLMNIMGCLDRPSNGDYIFEGRNLTTYGDDELAYIRNQRIGFVFQQFNLLSRATALENVMLPMVYANIPKRKRRQRALEALERVGLKERISNRPSQLSGGQQQRVAIARALVNRPALVLADEPTGALDTETSHEVMNLLTELNQQGITIVIVTHEPDIAAQTHRIIRVQDGLIVADRNSQLPAGS; from the coding sequence ATGACCACAATGATTTGGATGGATGCGATTACTAAAACTTACCAACTCGGAGAAGTTCAAGTTCCCATACTCAAGGGTATTCAACTGGGGATTGAAGAAGGGGAATATGCGGCCATCATGGGTGCGTCTGGTTCGGGTAAGTCTACACTCATGAATATTATGGGATGTCTAGATCGTCCCAGCAATGGCGACTATATTTTTGAAGGTAGAAATCTGACTACTTATGGTGATGATGAATTAGCCTACATTCGCAATCAACGAATAGGTTTTGTGTTTCAACAATTTAACCTACTCTCAAGAGCCACAGCGTTAGAAAATGTCATGCTACCAATGGTTTACGCCAACATACCCAAACGCAAACGCCGCCAAAGAGCATTAGAAGCCTTAGAAAGAGTAGGACTAAAAGAACGCATTTCCAACCGTCCCAGTCAACTTTCTGGTGGACAACAACAACGAGTAGCGATCGCTCGTGCTTTAGTAAATAGGCCAGCCTTAGTTTTAGCCGACGAACCTACAGGTGCTTTAGACACCGAAACTTCCCATGAAGTCATGAACTTACTAACAGAACTAAATCAGCAAGGCATCACAATTGTCATTGTCACCCACGAGCCAGATATTGCCGCCCAAACCCACAGAATCATCCGAGTTCAAGATGGTTTGATAGTAGCTGATCGAAATTCCCAACTTCCTGCTGGCTCATAA
- a CDS encoding bile acid:sodium symporter family protein, with the protein MQASIFTAVILPTALAIMMLGMGLSLVPEDFQRVRKYPKAVSIGLISQLVFLPIIGFVIAKIVPMQPAIAMGLMIVALCPGGVSSNIITFLAKGDVALSVTLTAVSSVITVFTIPVFANLAFQHFIGETAAIALPIGSTILQIFLITLLPIGLGMGVRQIFPELARRLEKVTSRLAIALLAAIILILLVREWNRLPGFIVQVGVGVVLLNVVSMFAGVYISKLFKLNPPQQICIAIEVGLQNGTLAIAITAGLLNNPDMAVPAAVYSLFMYVTGLIAIFYGRRLAAINVEEKVLESKF; encoded by the coding sequence ATGCAAGCAAGCATTTTTACGGCTGTTATTTTACCTACGGCTTTAGCTATCATGATGCTGGGCATGGGTTTATCTCTTGTTCCAGAAGATTTTCAACGTGTTAGAAAGTATCCTAAAGCTGTCTCAATTGGCTTGATCAGTCAATTAGTGTTTTTACCTATTATTGGTTTTGTTATTGCTAAAATTGTACCCATGCAACCGGCGATCGCAATGGGGTTAATGATCGTGGCGTTGTGTCCGGGTGGGGTGTCCTCGAATATCATTACATTTCTTGCTAAAGGTGATGTTGCACTTTCAGTCACTCTCACGGCTGTTAGTAGTGTGATTACAGTTTTTACAATTCCGGTGTTCGCTAACCTGGCTTTCCAGCATTTTATCGGAGAAACTGCGGCTATTGCTTTACCTATTGGTTCAACGATACTACAAATTTTTCTCATTACGCTTCTGCCTATAGGCTTGGGAATGGGGGTGCGGCAGATATTTCCAGAACTAGCACGTCGTCTGGAAAAAGTGACTAGCAGATTGGCGATCGCATTACTTGCTGCAATTATTCTTATACTGCTGGTGCGGGAGTGGAATCGTCTCCCTGGTTTTATTGTGCAAGTGGGTGTCGGCGTTGTGCTGTTGAATGTTGTCTCTATGTTTGCAGGGGTTTATATTAGCAAGCTATTTAAGCTAAATCCTCCTCAGCAAATCTGCATTGCGATTGAAGTTGGTCTGCAAAATGGTACGCTGGCGATCGCAATTACCGCCGGACTACTCAATAATCCTGATATGGCAGTGCCGGCGGCAGTTTATAGTTTGTTTATGTATGTGACGGGGTTGATTGCTATTTTTTATGGTAGAAGGTTGGCTGCAATCAATGTTGAGGAGAAGGTTTTAGAGAGTAAGTTTTAG